A stretch of Bradyrhizobium sp. CCBAU 53338 DNA encodes these proteins:
- a CDS encoding DUF3616 domain-containing protein encodes MRTAAFLCLLINLLVPTESARSANAVAPVSGPWDAGAFDFSSHSKKMRRALSGIACSGPVGAPCLVVFDEGVEARYVTLSSTGYVIDNTSLPLRNSDEELDAEGASTDGKYFYVTGSHSAKRKTCESNPGSRYVLRFPIDPVSGKAVPSDRKETGALWSLMSSLPALADHVGEQKCLGREPPPKAPELKGQRGVNIEGIAARDGQLHFGFRGPTKNATAPILTTNAREFFETPAPKASVTFVEVGEGRGIRDLAPVKDGILVLAGPDDDTAHENVGWFLGLWDGRPTDVAKLKDPIQLDLSGVKLRSCDEELKPEALAILRDDPDAYEVVIMSDGMCDGGPMKFVLTRTP; translated from the coding sequence ATGCGAACCGCAGCCTTCCTATGCTTATTGATCAACCTCCTCGTACCGACCGAAAGCGCCCGCTCAGCAAACGCCGTCGCTCCCGTCAGTGGCCCATGGGACGCAGGCGCCTTCGACTTTTCCTCGCACTCCAAAAAGATGCGTCGTGCGCTAAGCGGGATAGCCTGTTCGGGGCCGGTGGGAGCGCCCTGCCTCGTCGTGTTCGACGAGGGCGTCGAAGCCCGGTATGTCACGCTCTCCTCGACCGGCTATGTCATAGACAACACCTCCCTCCCGCTGCGGAATTCCGACGAGGAGTTGGACGCGGAAGGAGCGTCAACTGACGGCAAATACTTCTATGTCACCGGATCGCACTCCGCGAAGCGCAAGACCTGCGAAAGCAACCCAGGGAGCAGATACGTCCTGCGGTTCCCTATTGACCCCGTTTCCGGAAAGGCCGTCCCGTCCGACCGCAAGGAAACGGGCGCGCTCTGGAGCCTGATGAGTTCGCTTCCCGCGCTTGCCGACCATGTAGGCGAGCAGAAGTGCCTCGGCAGGGAGCCCCCGCCAAAGGCTCCGGAGCTGAAGGGGCAACGCGGCGTAAATATCGAAGGCATCGCGGCGCGGGACGGACAACTGCATTTCGGATTCCGTGGACCGACAAAAAATGCCACGGCGCCCATCCTAACGACAAACGCGCGCGAGTTTTTCGAGACACCAGCGCCGAAAGCTTCTGTCACCTTCGTCGAGGTGGGTGAAGGCCGAGGCATCCGAGACTTGGCTCCGGTGAAAGATGGCATCTTGGTTCTTGCGGGCCCCGATGACGACACCGCCCACGAAAACGTCGGATGGTTTCTGGGCCTTTGGGACGGGCGGCCGACCGACGTCGCGAAGCTTAAGGATCCTATTCAGCTCGATCTCAGCGGCGTGAAGCTGCGGAGCTGCGACGAGGAGTTGAAGCCGGAGGCGCTCGCTATCCTTCGGGACGATCCCGATGCCTACGAGGTGGTGATAATGTCCGACGGGATGTGCGACGGCGGTCCCATGAAATTCGTGCTTACTCGAACGCCCTGA